One genomic segment of Ricinus communis isolate WT05 ecotype wild-type chromosome 5, ASM1957865v1, whole genome shotgun sequence includes these proteins:
- the LOC8264093 gene encoding 9-cis-epoxycarotenoid dioxygenase NCED2, chloroplastic — MAASTTIVDSSNWVRTQIPHHSLSSNSLLDLGSISFTKNKPTSKRNISHCALHSPSVLHFPPEQPYKPTVIPTDDSFTTVKRKTSHHRHQPPHWNLLQRAAAIALDMAESAVISRERQHQLPKTADPRVQISGNYAPVAEQPVRQSLPVTGTIPDCINGVYVRNGANPLFEPIAGHHLFDGDGMVHAVSIKNGNASYACRFTETERLKQERVLGRPVFPKAIGELHGHSGIARLLLFYARGLCGLIDHTKGTGVANAGLVYFNDRLLAMSEDDVPYQVRVTFSGDLETVGRYNFEGQLEHTMIAHPKIDPVSKEMFALSYDVIQKPYLKYFRFFPDGTKSPDVDIPLPVPTMMHDFAITENFVVIPDQQVVFKLQEMISGGSPVIYDKDKKSRFGILAKNARDANDIIWIESPDTFCFHLWNAWEEPESDEVVVIGSCMTPPDSIFNECDESLKSVLSEIRLNLRTGKSTRREIIQESNQVNLEAGMVNRNRIGRKTRYVYLAIVEPWPKVSGFAKVDLFTGEVKKYIYGDKKFGGEPFFLPRDPNSEEEDDGYVLAFVHDEKKCKSELQIVNATNLQLEASVKLPSRVPYGFHGTFIDSEDLVSQA, encoded by the coding sequence aTGGCTGCTTCTACTACAATTGTTGATTCTAGTAATTGGGTTAGAACCCAAATCCCTCATCACTCTCTTTCCTCAAATTCACTGTTAGATTTGGGCTCTATTTCTTTTACCAAGAACAAGCCCACTAGTAAAAGAAACATCAGTCACTGTGCTCTGCACTCTCCTTCAGTTCTCCATTTCCCACCTGAACAGCCTTATAAACCTACAGTAATTCCTACAGATGACTCTTTTACCACTGTAAAACGCAAAACCAGCCACCACCGCCATCAGCCACCGCACTGGAACCTCCTTCAAAGAGCAGCAGCCATAGCTTTAGATATGGCAGAGAGTGCTGTAATCTCTCGTGAACGCCAACACCAACTTCCCAAGACTGCTGATCCACGCGTCCAAATCTCCGGAAACTATGCTCCTGTAGCAGAACAGCCAGTCCGGCAATCACTTCCGGTCACCGGAACGATCCCAGATTGTATTAATGGTGTCTATGTACGAAACGGTGCCAACCCACTTTTTGAACCAATCGCCGGCCACCACTTGTTTGACGGAGACGGTATGGTCCATGCTGTGAGTATTAAAAATGGCAATGCTAGCTATGCTTGTCGTTTCACTGAAACAGAAAGATTGAAACAAGAAAGAGTATTGGGTAGGCCCGTGTTTCCTAAAGCAATTGGTGAATTGCATGGTCACTCTGGTATTGCGAGATTGCTACTTTTTTATGCAAGAGGATTATGTGGTCTTATTGATCATACAAAAGGAACTGGTGTAGCAAACGCTGGTCTTGTTTACTTCAATGACAGGCTTCTTGCTATGTCTGAAGATGATGTTCCTTACCAAGTTCGTGTCACTTTTTCTGGTGATCTTGAAACTGTTGGCAGATACAATTTTGAAGGTCAACTTGAACACACCATGATTGCACATCCAAAGATTGATCCTGTTTCTAAAGAGATGTTTGCTCTTAGCTATGATGTCATCCAAAAGCCGTATCTTAAGTACTTCAGGTTCTTCCCCGATGGGACAAAATCACCGGACGTTGATATCCCTCTTCCAGTGCCAACCATGATGCATGATTTTGCTATTACTGAGAATTTCGTGGTAATCCCTGATCAACAAGTCGTTTTCAAACTTCAAGAAATGATAAGTGGTGGCTCTCCTGTTATTTATGATAAAGACAAGAAGTCTCGGTTTGGGATTCTTGCAAAGAATGCTCGTGATGCTAATGATATTATTTGGATAGAATCGCCCGATACTTTCTGTTTCCATTTGTGGAATGCATGGGAAGAGCCTGAATCAGATGAAGTTGTGGTCATCGGATCTTGCATGACTCCACCGGACTCCATTTTTAATGAATGTGATGAGAGTTTAAAGAGTGTATTATCTGAAATCCGCCTCAATTTAAGGACAGGTAAATCCACGCGCCGCGAAATAATTCAAGAATCAAATCAGGTGAACTTGGAGGCCGGGATGGTGAACAGAAACCGTATTGGTAGAAAGACTCGATATGTTTATCTTGCTATCGTTGAGCCGTGGCCAAAGGTTTCGGGTTTTGCTAAAGTGGATCTTTTTACTGGAGAggtaaagaaatatatttacgGTGATAAAAAATTTGGCGGCGAGCCATTTTTCTTGCCAAGAGATCCTAATAGCGAAGAAGAAGATGACGGGTACGTTCTTGCTTTTGTTCATGACGAAAAGAAGTGCAAATCAGAGCTTCAAATTGTGAATGCCACGAATTTACAGTTAGAAGCTTCGGTTAAGCTGCCATCAAGGGTACCTTATGGATTTCATGGCACATTCATAGACTCGGAGGATTTGGTCAGTCAAGCATAG
- the LOC125370024 gene encoding uncharacterized mitochondrial protein AtMg00810-like, protein METKAKLNLEDGDPLDDIGHYQRLVGKLIYLTVTRPDITYAVSMVSQFMHAPRTSHLDAVDRILRYLKGTPGQGIWMKNNNMTDIVGFSDADWAGSYDRKSTSDFCIFVGGNPVTWKSKK, encoded by the coding sequence ATGGAAACTAAAGCCAAACTCAATCTTGAAGATGGAGATCCTTTAGATGATATAGGGCACTATCAGCGCCTAGTAGGAAAGCTGATTTATCTCACTGTCACTAGACCGGATATCACTTATGCAGTAAGTATGGTAAGCCAGTTTATGCATGCCCCTCGCACAAGTCACCTAGATGCCGTCGATAGGATCCTTAGGTACCTCAAGGGCACACCCGGCCAAGGTATTTGGATGAAGAACAATAATATGACTGATATAGTTGGTTtttctgatgcagattgggccgGAAGCTATGACAGAAAGTCAACTTCTGATTTTTGTATCTTTGTAGGAGGCAATCCAGTGACgtggaaaagtaaaaaataa